The Colias croceus chromosome 21, ilColCroc2.1 genome window below encodes:
- the LOC123701315 gene encoding uncharacterized protein LOC123701315, with product MVVTRSQGEAAEVEDRSQETERVRQERMRRLVLDPLASPSDARLTSATDTMEIPPQPRRHSPARSARSVRSSASTARRIKAAELEAAERLAAIQRKELQIEKELINKRLQFEVSAIQEDEGLPEDTVTATEERNKVDEWLQSHPVPKDDRHQRSELRRGRSPTPTRRTGIEQLAASLEKMARPRLRHADLPIFSGAIEEWLPFRAAYRDTSSMYQVSDAENIQRLRTCLKGEARDAVAALLHTASSPEAVMKTLEQCFGRPEIIIDRAMEDLRKLLRPGAAAKDINCFAVKVQNEGTADPEIVVLSRFLMREADRALRYTYAPMSSTAPARRDVAAAAAARPAPPKRKSAVYTMVSGEDEEEKKKEKPEEKKEDFCLCCGRDHAMVACPRYAKLSVDERWALVREKGACFKCATKRHRRSYCRAKPCGVNQCRRPHHSSLHDVRREEPAASTEETVMAVADRATAPPRAVLLKMCPVTVVGPRGEVSTHALLDEGSTITLIDEDLAQQIGAEGPATPLRIHGANMEQIEEGSRLVTVQLRGQSDGTLHDLRARTMKKLQLHQQSIPGSLLRYRHLRDIPEREVCYEQARAGVLVGTDHWEHIVTRELRTGGADEPAASKTNLGWVIHGTTPRRMIVEKDCVLHVREQQADQRLHDLVAEHFKIESLNIASRPRISDADRRATSIVETTTKKTPGGYEIGLPWKRDNVRMPPSYNAALRRLLKIEAKMDAAPEFAAEYTKQMNNLFEKRYAVPCDGSEGKSSVCWYLPHFAVTNPNKPGKQRLVFDAAAKSHGTCLNDELLEGPDLLLSLPGILFRFREKAVAVTADIEEMFLQVKIRPEDQPAQQFLWRGSRRDTPPQHYKMTSMIFGAASSPFMAHYIRNHNAQQHAEQYPMALEAITKSHYMDDLVVSYADAEEARQAIEEIRTVHAAAGFKLRRWNTSDRSVLRDVPRELHASTPTQLGGAQPAPKILGLVWDAEQDALGFNTAMNRVPVEVRDRKRPPTKREALSAVMSIYDPLGLLSYFTIRAKIILQSLWRLQISWDEPIPEEEGEHFAGWLSQLETVGALRLPRCYATDNVEDIELHVLCDASEQAYAAVAYWRMRRTDGSVQVKLVSAKAKVAPRRAQTIPRLELQAAVIGARLADQIRREHRYDISRTWFWTDSSTVVHWVRNDARRYTPFVAHRLGEIGELTQREEWRWLPTHENVADDATRLSFTTGHDRWFQGPEFLMKTEDQWPTEKELRETTDEADVLHVSELPRKMEWLPDPERFSKFRTLVGATARVLAFIDIHIRHTATRLECRHLEQAERLLVQRAQNDSFGEDIKRIKDGRPISRSSRLYKLDPVMEDGVLKVRGRINAATAPDTMKKPVILDGRHRITRLIVLQEHCAAGHANRERVTNDLRQRYWVIHLRPTVRAVEKNCALCRVRRAMPQVPAKGDLPRARLDPFHRPFTNCGVDYFGPMMVKIGRRREKRWGALFTCLTSRAVHLELVASLSTDSAIMALRRMAARRGWPRLMYSDNGTNFRGADQELKKAYNEWAPALQEEALRHRMEWRYIPPGAPHQGGAWERLVRSVKTALGATLREKAPPEEVLQTLLTEAEFAVNARPLTHVSVSPDDPEALTPNHFLLGSSTGLPTTGPCDEADRRTWRASQALADHFWRRWIKEYLPTLVPRGEARKDTRRLEEGDVVIIVDHVLPRNTWPMGVVVRVHAGPDDAVRVAEVKTKSGIFRRPVSKLVVMKEATQATPGGGL from the exons ATGGTGGTTACCCGCAGCCAGGGTGAAGCTGCAGAAGTGGAGGACCGGAGCCAGGAGACAGAGCGTGTGCGGCAAGAACGAATGCGGCGGCTGGTGCTGGACCCGCTGGCATCGCCGTCTGACGCACGCTTGACGTCAGCCACAGACACAATGGAGATCCCGCCGCAACCGCGACGGCATTCGCCAGCGAGATCCGCTAGATCGGTGCGGTCGTCGGCGAGTACGGCGCGGCGGATTAAGGCGGCGGAATTAGAAGCGGCAGAGCGACTCGCCGCTATCCAGAGAAAAGAACTACAAATTGAGAaagaactaataaataaacgcTTACAGTTCGAGGTGTCCGCCATACAGGAAGACGAGGGCCTGCCGGAAGATACCGTCACCGCGACAGAAGAACGAAACAAGGTGGACGAGTGGCTCCAGTCACATCCTGTGCCGAAGGATGACAGACACCAGCGATCCGAACTAAGAAGAGGAAGATCGCCGACGCCGACCAGAAGAACGGGAATAGAGCAGCTGGCGGCGTCCCTAGAGAAGATGGCGCGACCGCGCCTACGCCACGCGGACCTTCCGATATTTTCAGGTGCGATTGAAGAGTGGCTGCCGTTCCGAGCAGCCTACCGGGACACAAGCAGCATGTACCAAGTGTCCGACGCAGAAAACATCCAGCGGCTGCGTACCTGCCTGAAGGGGGAAGCAAGGGACGCCGTGGCAGCGCTGCTTCACACTGCTTCATCACCTGAAGCAGTCATGAAAACTTTGGAGCAGTGCTTCGGGAGGCCCGAGATAATAATCGACAGGGCCATGGAAGACCTGAGGAAGCTGCTGCGACCTGGAGCAGCGGCCAAGGACATCAACTGCTTCGCGGTAAAAGTGCAAAAC GAAGGCACAGCGGATCCAGAGATCGTGGTGCTGTCCCGCTTCCTCATGAGAGAGGCGGACCGGGCGCTTCGCTACACCTACGCGCCGATGAGCAGCACTGCACCAGCGCGCAGAGACGTcgcagcagcagcagcagcgcgACCTGCTCCACCGAAAAGGAAGTCTGCAGTATACACCATGGTCTCCGGTGAAGATGAAGAAGAGAAGAAAAAAGAGAAGCCAGAAGAGAAGAAAGAAGACTTCTGCCTGTGCTGCGGGCGCGACCACGCTATGGTTGCCTGCCCGCGCTACGCCAAGCTGTCGGTGGATGAGCGGTGGGCGCTGGTCAGGGAAAAGGGCGCCTGCTTCAAGTGCGCCACGAAGAGACATCGGCGCAGCTACTGTCGAGCGAAACCATGCGGCGTGAACCAGTGCCGCCGCCCGCATCACTCATCACTGCACGACGTAAGAAGAGAAGAGCCTGCTGCGTCGACCGAAGAAACCGTCATGGCGGTTGCTGACCGCGCAACCGCACCGCCCCGCGCCGTCCTGCTGAAGATGTGTCCAGTCACCGTCGTCGGCCCACGGGGGGAGGTATCGACGCACGCACTGCTCGATGAGGGCTCCACCATCACCCTCATTGATGAGGACCTGGCGCAACAGATCGGCGCCGAAGGTCCCGCCACGCCGCTCCGCATCCACGGGGCGAACATGGAGCAGATTGAAGAAGGAAGTCGGCTGGTGACGGTGCAGCTGCGGGGGCAGAGCGACGGGACACTACACGACCTGCGCGCCCGCACGATGAAGAAGCTGCAGTTGCATCAGCAGTCCATCCCGGGATCCCTGCTTCGGTACAGACATCTGCGCGACATACCGGAACGTGAGGTATGTTACGAACAAGCACGCGCTGGTGTCCTGGTGGGTACCGACCACTGGGAGCATATCGTGACCAGAGAACTTCGGACGGGCGGCGCCGACGAACCTGCCGCCTCCAAGACAAATCTCGGCTGGGTGATACATGGAACAACGCCGCGTCGAATGATCGTCGAAAAGGACTGCGTGCTTCACGTCCGAGAACAACAAGCGGACCAACGGCTGCACGACCTGGTGGCAGAGCACTTCAAGATCGAATCACTGAACATAGCCAGCAGACCGCGCATCAGTGACGCCGACCGACGAGCGACATCCATCGTCGAGACGACTACGAAGAAGACGCCGGGCGGGTACGAGATCGGCCTGCCATGGAAGAGGGATAATGTCCGCATGCCGCCGAGCTACAATGCCGCGCTGCGGAGACTTCTGAAGATTGAAGCAAAGATGGACGCCGCGCCGGAATTCGCAGCCGAGTACACCAAGCAGATGAACAACTTATTCGAGAAAAGGTATGCGGTTCCGTGCGATGGCAGTGAAGGCAAGAGCAGCGTGTGCTGGTACCTGCCGCATTTTGCTGTGACCAATCCCAACAAACCAGGGAAGCAGCGATTGGTCTTTGATGCGGCAGCCAAAAGCCACGGGACTTGTTTAAATGATGAACTACTTGAGGGCCCAGACTTGCTACTATCACTGCCAGGTATATTATTTCGATTCAGGGAAAAGGCAGTGGCAGTCACAGCAGATATAGAGGAGATGTTCTTACAAGTGAAAATAAGACCCGAAGACCAGCCAGCGCAGCAGTTTTTATGGAGGGGAAGCCGACGCGACACGCCGCCACAGCACTATAAGATGACGTCCATGATATTCGGCGCAGCGAGCTCTCCATTTATGGCGCATTACATCCGTAATCATAATGCGCAGCAGCACGCAGAACAGTATCCAATGGCGCTGGAAGCGATCACGAAGAGTCACTACATGGACGATCTGGTGGTGAGCTACGCCGACGCAGAGGAAGCCAGACAAGCGATCGAAGAAATACGGACAGTGCACGCAGCGGCAGGCTTCAAGCTACGAAGATGGAACACCAGCGACAGGAGCGTGCTGAGGGACGTGCCACGAGAACTGCACGCCAGCACACCAACGCAGCTGGGAGGAGCGCAGCCAGCCCCGAAGATCCTCGGGCTAGTTTGGGACGCCGAGCAAGACGCGCTAGGATTCAACACAGCAATGAACAGGGTACCGGTGGAGGTGCGAGATCGCAAGCGCCCACCAACCAAGCGCGAAGCATTAAGTGCGGTCATGTCAATTTATGACCCACTAGGCCTCTTAAGTTATTTCACCATCCGTGCTAAAATCATATTGCAGAGCCTGTGGCGCCTCCAGATTTCGTGGGACGAGCCGATACCTGAAGAAGAGGGCGAGCATTTTGCAGGCTGGCTGTCGCAGCTGGAAACAGTCGGCGCACTACGTTTGCCGCGATGCTACGCAACGGACAACGTCGAAGACATCGAGCTGCACGTGCTATGCGACGCCAGTGAACAAGCATATGCAGCCGTGGCGTACTGGCGTATGCGGCGAACGGACGGCAGCGTGCAAGTGAAACTCGTCTCGGCGAAAGCGAAGGTGGCACCACGACGCGCGCAGACGATCCCGCGCCTAGAACTTCAAGCGGCGGTGATCGGCGCAAGACTCGCTGATCAGATAAGAAGAGAGCACAGGTATGACATATCTCGTACTTGGTTTTGGACAGACTCATCGACGGTGGTGCACTGGGTGCGCAACGATGCAAGGAGATACACGCCGTTCGTCGCGCATCGCCTCGGTGAGATTGGAGAACTAACACAAAGGGAAGAGTGGCGGTGGCTGCCGACTCACGAAAACGTTGCCGACGACGCCACCCGCCTAAGTTTCACCACGGGACATGATCGATGGTTCCAGGGTCCAGAATTCCTGATGAAGACGGAGGACCAGTGGCCCACGGAGAAGGAACTTCGAGAAACTACGGACGAAGCTGATGTACTGCATGTAAGCGAGCTGCCACGGAAGATGGAATGGCTGCCGGATCCAGAGCGCTTCTCCAAATTCCGCACACTGGTGGGAGCAACAGCAAGGGTACTCGCATTCATTGACATACACATCAGACACACGGCGACGAGACTAGAATGTCGCCACCTGGAACAAGCCGAACGACTGTTGGTGCAGCGCGCACAGAACGACAGCTTTGGGGAAGACATAAAGCGAATCAAGGACGGGCGCCCCATCAGCAGATCCAGTAGGCTGTACAAACTGGACCCGGTAATGGAAGACGGCGTGCTGAAAGTAAGGGGCCGCATAAACGCAGCCACGGCACCCGACACGATGAAGAAGCCGGTAATCCTCGACGGCCGGCACAGAATAACCAGACTAATAGTGTTACAGGAACATTGTGCCGCCGGACACGCCAACCGCGAGCGTGTCACCAACGACCTGAGGCAGCGCTACTGGGTCATCCACCTGCGGCCCACAGTGCGCGCCGTAGAGAAGAACTGCGCGCTGTGCCGAGTACGCCGAGCAATGCCGCAGGTCCCAGCCAAAGGGGACTTGCCGCGCGCTCGCCTCGACCCGTTCCACCGACCTTTCACCAACTGCGGGGTCGACTACTTCGGGCCAATGATGGTCAAGATCGGACGAAGAAGAGAGAAGAGATGGGGCGCGCTGTTCACATGCCTGACATCGCGCGCCGTGCACCTGGAGCTCGTCGCGTCTCTATCAACGGACTCAGCCATCATGGCGCTGAGGAGAATGGCGGCGCGCAGAGGGTGGCCTCGTCTGATGTACTCAGACAACGGAACAAACTTCAGGGGCGCCGATCAAGAACTGAAGAAGGCGTACAACGAGTGGGCGCCGGCGCTACAAGAAGAAGCGCTGCGCCACCGAATGGAGTGGCGCTACATACCGCCGGGTGCGCCACATCAAGGCGGTGCTTGGGAGCGGCTGGTGCGGTCAGTGAAGACCGCGCTCGGCGCGACACTACGGGAGAAGGCGCCACCAGAAGAAGTGCTGCAGACTCTGCTCACCGAGGCAGAGTTCGCGGTGAACGCAAGGCCGCTGACTCACGTGAGCGTGAGCCCAGACGACCCCGAAGCCCTCACACCCAACCACTTCCTGTTGGGCTCCTCAACGGGACTGCCGACGACGGGGCCGTGCGACGAAGCAGACCGACGGACCTGGCGCGCCAGCCAGGCGCTCGCCGACCACTTCTGGCGCCGATGGATCAAGGAGTACCTACCGACGCTCGTGCCACGGGGGGAGGCGCGAAAGGACACGCGACGCCTCGAGGAAGGTGACGTGGTCATCATCGTGGACCACGTCTTGCCGCGCAACACATGGCCCATGGGGGTCGTGGTGCGCGTTCACGCCGGGCCGGACGACGCTGTGCGGGTAGCCGAAGTGAAGACCAAGAGCGGGATCTTCAGACGCCCCGTCAGCAAGCTCGTCGTGATGAAGGAGGCTACGCAAGCTACGCCGGGGGGAGGACTGTAA
- the LOC123701333 gene encoding putative Ras-related protein Rab-33 yields MSYSVTEQVPGLQQKKVFKIIVLGDSGVGKTCLTYRFCEGQFLDKSEATIGVDFRERTIKIRNEDIKLQLWDTAGQERFRKSMVQHYYRNVHAVVIVYDVTKPETFHSISSWMQEIESHSLMSAPRVLVGNKCDCGTPESRLATTYAQRLADKYGMPLFETSALLDSECDNVESIFMTLAHKLYSKQPLRVISVEGEQGPRRVTLPRQKRSCRNDTCLCS; encoded by the exons ATGTCTTATTCCGTTACTGAACAAGTGCCTGGTTTGCAACAGAAGAAGGTATTCAAGATAATTGTGCTTGGTGACTCTGGGGTTGGCAAAACATGTCTCACTTACAGATTTTGCGAAGGACAGTTTTTAGATAAATCTGAGGCTACGATTGGTGTGGACTTCAGAGAAAGGACTATAAaaatacgcaacgaagatatAAAG CTGCAGCTATGGGACACAGCTGGTCAAGAGAGATTCCGCAAGTCAATGGTGCAGCACTACTACAGGAATGTGCATGCTGTTGTTATTGTTTATGATGTCACCAAGCCAGAGACATTCCAT TCAATATCGAGCTGGATGCAAGAGATAGAGTCTCACAGTCTGATGAGCGCGCCGCGCGTGCTCGTCGGCAACAAGTGCGACTGCGGCACGCCCGAGTCGCGCTTGGCCACTACTTACGCGCAACGGCTTGCGGATAAATACGGCATGCCG CTGTTCGAGACGTCAGCGCTACTAGACTCAGAATGTGACAACGTGGAGTCGATATTCATGACGCTCGCACACAAACTGTACTCCAAGCAACCACTACGAGTTATAAGTGTGGAG GGTGAACAAGGGCCGAGGCGAGTAACTCTGCCGCGACAGAAACGAAGCTGCCGCAATGACACTTGCCTCtgtagttaa